The Zingiber officinale cultivar Zhangliang chromosome 9A, Zo_v1.1, whole genome shotgun sequence genome window below encodes:
- the LOC122019535 gene encoding uncharacterized protein LOC122019535 translates to MDAAASAGGSDDLRCCRFLLASLSAAAADAQSLRARWTSVSAAVARLSASLDDLAPLPPNPLVADLLQSLTQILSPALALASLCRASDPPAARLRTQSEIDAVSAALHQLAADADLILRSGALTYLPSPPPEAGSSRRELVRTEARRLVTRLQIGSSESRIAALDSLLDLLREEEKNVVLAAGLGVMPALVRLLDSVAGAASCHDAREKAAAAIARISEVQSCHHLIVAEGLPLLHHLARILESEGGAAKEKICTALHILTQNRDNAVIIGSRGGIATLLKICRNGSPSAQTAAAAVLKNLATAQELRLNFLEENAIPALIGLLASGTPLAQENAIGCLSNLSAGAECESIKLSIFKERALEHLKNYWEAVDIGEDRNLELGVCLLRNLASFRYIAEIIATTGFLLPIIIALKCDKPGTRTEAARAVAELALVLGRTRKEFEDAVPPLVRMLEARALEEKEAASRALASLMPFLGCQRLLRKEEKGIVNVVQLLDPLIHIDKKYTISILVSISQSRKCRKQMVAAGAYGYLQRLSVMEVDGAKKLLENFGRGKILAVFPRT, encoded by the coding sequence ATGGACGCCGCCGCTTCTGCCGGAGGCAGCGACGACCTCCGCTGCTGTCGCTTCCTCCTCGCTTCCCTATCCGCTGCTGCCGCAGACGCCCAGTCGTTGCGCGCCCGCTGGACTTCCGTCTCCGCCGCCGTCGCTCGCCTTTCCGCCTCCCTCGACGACCTCGCGCCCCTCCCACCTAATCCCCTCGTCGCTGACCTCCTCCAATCCCTCACCCAAATCCTTTCCCCGGCTCTCGCCCTCGCCTCCCTCTGCCGCGCCTCGGATCCCCCAGCCGCCAGGCTTCGCACCCAGAGCGAGATCGACGCCGTCTCCGCGGCGCTCCACCAGCTTGCTGCCGATGCCGATCTTATCCTACGTTCTGGCGCGCTTACCTACCTTCCGTCTCCTCCTCCGGAGGCGGGGAGTTCTCGCCGAGAGCTCGTGCGGACGGAGGCTAGGAGGCTCGTGACGAGACTTCAGATCGGAAGCTCTGAATCGAGGATCGCTGCGTTGGATTCTCTTCTCGACCTACTCCGCGAGGAGGAAAAAAACGTCGTGCTCGCCGCTGGACTGGGGGTGATGCCGGCGCTAGTCCGCCTCCTCGATTCAGTCGCCGGCGCTGCGTCCTGCCACGACGCGAGGGAGAAGGCTGCGGCTGCAATCGCGAGGATCTCGGAGGTGCAGAGTTGCCACCACCTTATAGTGGCAGAAGGGCTGCCCCTCCTACACCATCTCGCTCGCATCCTCGAGTCCGAGGGTGGCGCCGCCAAGGAGAAGATTTGCACCGCCCTCCACATCCTAACCCAAAACAGGGACAACGCCGTCATCATCGGGTCCCGCGGCGGGATCGCAACCCTCCTGAAGATCTGCCGCAATGGCAGTCCTTCCGCCCAGACCGCCGCCGCTGCAGTGCTGAAAAATCTCGCCACAGCGCAAGAGCTCCGACTGAACTTCCTCGAAGAGAATGCAATCCCGGCCCTCATTGGTCTTTTAGCATCCGGAACTCCTCTTGCCCAAGAGAACGCTATCGGTTGCCTCTCTAATCTATCAGCCGGCGCGGAATGCGAAAGCATAAAGCTATCCATCTTCAAAGAAAGGGCTTTGGAACACCTGAAGAACTACTGGGAAGCAGTCGACATAGGAGAGGATCGAAATCTTGAGCTTGGGGTTTGCTTGTTGAGAAATTTAGCATCTTTCAGGTACATCGCTGAGATCATCGCCACAACTGGCTTCCTTCTTCCCATCATCATTGCTCTGAAGTGCGACAAGCCGGGAACAAGAACAGAAGCAGCGAGGGCAGTTGCCGAATTGGCTTTGGTTTTAGGGAGGACACGGAAGGAGTTTGAGGACGCAGTGCCTCCTCTGGTGCGCATGTTGGAAGCCAGAGCATTGGAGGAAAAGGAAGCTGCTTCAAGGGCTTTGGCATCGCTAATGCCATTCCTTGGTTGTCAGAGACTACTAAGGAAGGAGGAGAAGGGGATTGTGAACGTGGTTCAACTCCTCGATCCCTTAATTCATATAGATAAGAAGTACACAATATCAATATTGGTATCGATTTCGCAATCAAGAAAGTGTAGGAAACAAATGGTGGCAGCAGGAGCTTATGGATACTTGCAGAGACTTTCTGTGATGGAAGTGGATGGTGCAAAGAAACTACTTGAGAACTTTGGAAGGGGAAAGATACTGGCAGTGTTTCCAAGAACCTAA